The Apus apus isolate bApuApu2 chromosome 14, bApuApu2.pri.cur, whole genome shotgun sequence nucleotide sequence TTCTTCTAGTATGTAACTGTTCTCTCCTCAGTCCCTGGTGCTAAGCACTCCTGGCCTGTCTCACAAGTGTCTATGACTGTGGTCACAGTTAAACTGCATTTATGTGGGTGTCCCTCCTTCCCAATAAGCCCTTGGATTCCTGgaaaggtggtggtggtggtgatggtggttgTTGTAACACTTAGAAAAGGCTGTAGGATTCTGCAGCACACTATCCAAAGCTGTCCAGGGTCACCACTTAGCAATGTCACCACTTAGCAATGTACTGTACATTATTTTGTAGCTGATGGATGCTGTGATGTTACAGCTATCAAGAGCCCGAAACCGACTTACCACTCCTGCCACTCTGACTCTACCAGAGATTGCCTCCGGTGGTCTCACAGTAAGTATGTGGTGGTCTAGATCTCCATATAGCCTGACAGTGTGCAACAGTTAGGATATTGTTCTGCATCCTGGTGCAAGTGGATTTCTAAAGTGTCTcctgaagcagaaggaaagctgAAGTAGGTGTAAGTCCAGAGCATTTTTGGCTGCTCTGTATCTTCCTGTGGGAAAGCAGATGACTTGGGCATGAGAACTCTAGTTCTCAAGAGAGTAAGTTCTGTTCTCTGCCCAGGGGTAGCTGTAGGATGGCTTAGAAAAGGTAGTGACTTCCCAGCATTAGAAGTAAGAGTCTTTTCACTGACAAAGGAACTACTTATTTTCTCACCAGAAAATGTTcacccctgctctgcctccagaCGTCCTTGTGAATTTCTATATTAACCTAAACAAGCTGTGTCTGACTGTCTACCAGCTCCAcgtgctgcagcccagcacaacCAAGGTGATACCTGCTATCTCTTGAACCTTCTTTCTTTATCTGTTCTTCTGTCCCACTGTGAGGAGGAGATTGCACTGCTACATGGTGCAATTTTATATGCACCAGATAATGCAGCAGTGACTGCAACTGCTGGTAAGTGTCTGTGTTTAGatctgctgcaggcagaacaCTGGCTCTGAATCTAATTCAGGCCATCGCCACTTAGCCCAGAAGAAAATACTAGTGTTCTGGGGAAAGCCAGTAACTATTTTTTGCCAAGTAATGCTCTATCTTACATGGTATAGTTAGGCAATTTTGTGTAAGTTTGGAAGGGCATAATTGTATTCTTCCAGTTGACATCTAAGTAGCATTTTGGGTTTTCTGAATGGAGTTTTGACGGATACTTTGTGCTTCACCTGTTGCATTTGGGTCAGCTTGATGTCCTGTAAAAACAGAACTAAACACTTAAGCTTTATGAAATGCAGTCCTTTCATAAggatatttttcctaaaatatatattttgttttttttttctggatctcATAATCTTATTTTTGTGGTGCTACAATTTGGAGCTAAGTTGGACTGAGCCACTGTGTAGAATTTTTGTCACAAAGGAACAGGAAGGGATGAAATGACACTGGTTCCATATGAATGGTATATTTGGGCAGATATAATACAGGCATTTCTTGATGTCAGGCTAGTGAATGTGCAAACCTTAAAGATCCTCCTTCTAAGTAGCTTGTTTACTGCCCCAAAATCCTAAtgaccttttccttctcctctagAACTTCAAGCCTGCTGGAGGGTCCATTTTGCACAACCCTGGAGCCATGTTGTAAGTACAGTACAAGGGCAGTGTCACAGGTGCAGGAGCATGCTTTAACGACTTGGTTATAAAGGCCCAGAGATGTGGCTTTTCAGGATACAGCCCACCCATACAGTGCCATGGGTTTATCTGGAGATCAGAATTGTCAACCTAAATGAACCTTAGGTTACTGGCATTGCCCTGCATTTCCTGCCTTTGTGCCTCTCTGGAAACTAGTAACGTTTCTACTGTAACCATGTCAGATTTAGTTTAAAACTAATCAGAGGAGGACTGAGAGTTTGTATTCTGTAACTTGTCGTTTCCCTCTACTCAGATCTGGTGATAACCCCCCTGCcaagctgtgtccagctctgagGTCCCTAACAtcagaaggacacagagctagtccagaggagacaacgaagatgctcagagggctggagcagctctgctctgcagacaggctgagagagttgggggtgttcagcctggagaagagaaggctccagggagacttcagagcaccttccagtgcctgaaggtgCTCCAGAAAATCtgggggagggactttggacaaaGGTAGGGAGTCAgagaacaagggggaatggattaaaactggaagaggggagactgagattagacattaggaggaaattcttcattatgagggtggtaagacactggaacaggttgcccagagcaaTTGTGgaagccctgtccctggaagtgttcaagggcaggttggatgggcttggaacaacctggtctagtgggaggtgtccctgcccatgcagggggttgaatCTAGATaacctttaaggtccctttcagcccaaaccattctgtgattttatgaacTTTGTCAGGCACTGTTTTAAATGTAGTAGAAATCATAATGGTCTCTTCTGTGAGAATGGAGGACAGTTGAGTTTTGTGTTCTGTGCTGTTGTGTGTGAAgttgtgctcttttttttttccccccactccAGTGAATTTGGTAGCCAGCGCTATGAAGTCAGTCATGTTCATAAAGTGGAATGTGTTGTCCCATGGTTAAATGATGCCCTTGTCTTCTTCACAGTttcactgcagctctgccagcaacTGAAGGACAAGGTAAAAGCCTTAGAAGAGGGGATTTGTTTATAACTTTGGATGTTAAGAGGACCTCAGATTTTCTAAAAATGTGATGTTATTCTGTACAATTTACATGTAATCTGGATGAGTCAGTGCTCTGGAGCAAGGGAGCTGGCTGGCACGGCCTAGCAGCCAGACATCTGGGAGGAGTGCAGTAGTGTGGCAGATGTGTTTGCTGAGCTATTCACCAgatggagaggagcaggcagaCATCTGTGTTCTCAGCGAGGATCTGGAGAGGTGCAAACTAGATTCCAGTTGAACAGCATTCATTCTGGCTCTGCAGTTGCCCTGGGTGCCACCCTGAGCAAGTGACTTTGTGCTCCAAGCCTCTTCAGTGACAGTAGCAGCATTATCTGCCCTTCTGGAGTAGAGTGCTGGAGTGTGTAGTGCTGTAAAGCTCAGTCTTCATGCACACATTATGTGCTCTTTCTTTTATGGCTCAAGGGATACAGGAACttacctgcttttctttttgctttccagatctctgttttctccagttACTGGAACTACAGGCCATATTAATTCTCTGCAGAGTGTCCAAGCCCTTACAGCACTTCCAATGCCTCCCTGTTTGTTTTCAATGTGCCAGATGTATCCAGGTCAGCCTGAGGAGTGATGTGCTTCCCTACCACGTGGCCCTCCATAGGGTAGGGTCACTATATCCAAAGACACAACTCTAGTAGCCTTGTCTGGGACTGATGCATAATCTGGACAGCAAGCAATGCTGTGTGCTTGGCAGGAGCTTCCACCTGTCTCTGTTCTCCGGTGCACTGTGTGGCTTACATTGTCCAGGCCTCTGATGAATTCCACAAGTCCATTACAAGGGATGGGGAGCTGTGGAGCACTCTCACTAACTCATATCTGCACACAGTGCTGTAACTAACTGCTGGATTATGAGCTGGCTGGGAGGGGATGAAGAGATACTAATTTAACACTCCACAAAAAGTGCAGGGCATGTTGCTCCATGTAATGGAATGTGTTGTGATCTGGTCAAGCTGTGGTTATGACTGGCCCTGAGCTTCTTCCTCTCTGATCTGTTCTCTCCATGCCCATGTTATTAACTCCGCTTTAGGGATATTCTTACTTGCTgctgtttgaattttttttttccctggcatcAATGTGATAATATCTTTATTTCTCCCAAGCCCTAGTTGGGCCAATCGGTTTTTTCCAGGTTTAGTATCTTGTTTTCCCTGCCAACTGTTGAAGCTGCCTTGGTACCTTTGAGCACAGCTGTGCAGTCTTGCATCCTGTTGTTAAACCCCAAGTGAGTACCTCATTGTTGCTATGGTTTGCCTGCTCACAGATACTACAGTGTGTAACTCATCCCTCCAGTGTTGATAACTATGAAATAAAGATTCTCAGACCTGCCATGCTCCTGTGGGCTGTCAAGACTGAGAATGAAAGAGAATCAAAGACTATGTGCTCTCTTAGAAGTGAGTGGCTGTTCTGAGTTAAGCATGCTGGATTACTGTTGGCCTACTGGGAGGACACTAGTAGTctcagaggcagagctgggcagcttACTGAAGGCTGGAGCTGGTTGGTGGAGCCTCAGCCCAGTGCTTTCTGACACCTGAGTACTACCTGAAGTATCTGCTCCAAACTTCCCTCAGTGGTCATGTTTGGAAGAGGCTGCAGGTACAGAGACTGGGTTGGGCTGGCTCATGGAGCTGGCTGCCAAGTGATGAAGCAGAATCTCATGTCTCCTGCTTGGCTCCAGCTAAGCCTGCCCAGCCTGTGTTTCTGGTGGCTGGAGTACCTTACCCAGGGGACTACATGTGTGCTGAGGTGAAGACTGCAGGACCACCAATGGCCCAACAAAAACAGGGTCCGTCAGAGCCTCTCTTGACAGCATGGTTGGAAAACAGGATCCTATCTGGATAGCTCCTGCTATCCAGTGTGCTGTGCTCAAAAGGAagaggtcacagaatcacagagcacTTGAGGTTGGAAGGGGACATCTGTGGTCTGgtccagctcccctgctcaCCCAAAGTCAGTCTCCCAGGACTGTCTTCAGTTGGCTTTTTAATAGCTCTAAGGATGGAGACCAGAGATAGGTatgttgctttgatttttactttttaaaaaatattttttcttgctataTAGGCCTCTGCTCTGAGCATGTGTCCTACCTTGTATACAACCTCCCCTTCTGTCTTTTGTGAGATCCCTGGGATCCTGAGTGTAGTAGTGCCAGCCTTGACACTGCTGCAGCCTTCTTTTCCGATGACTTTTATGCTTGGTGCTGTGCTTGGTCTTAACTCGTGTTACTATTGCAGGTTGCAGGCAGTAACAGAGCACACAAATGAGCATCAGGCTGCAACTGTTGAATGTGTTTTTTAGTAAGTAATGACAAGTGGAAGGTAGAGAGGCCTGGAGGGGCGGATGCAATAGCAGACTCATTATTGATTCCAGTTAAATTAATCTTATGACTATCTGTGGTCATGACCCTGGGTAGCATTTACCAGCTCTTGCTCTTTTCCAGACCATTCTGATCATTTTGTTTGGAACTGTTCACCATTAGCAGCTTCTCAGATTAGAGTATTTTTCTAGTTAATAACCTTTCTGGAGctgtctgtgcttttctttaacCCTCCCTGTATGTGGAGGAGGTGCCTTTTTAAATTCACACTCTTGTGTGCAGTCCAGTGTTGTCACATCCTCTGCAATTCAGTTTCCTGTCAACAAGGGTGTCATGTGCAACCCAGcgtgtgttgcttttttctgattaaagTCGTTTATTCAGTTCTGGGGGGCAGGAGTATGCAAAATGTAGTACCTGGTCCAATTTTAGCTTTGATGTGCAGTGGCTCTGTTGTGAGGACTGCAGGGGAccagtggcagctgctgcaggtcacTCCCTGGGTTACTGCTACAGAAGGAACAGGGTTAACAGCAAGGTAGGTGCAATTCAACAGGAGATGGTAGCCCAGAGCCCTGGGCTCATCACCCCATGATGTGGAAGATAAAAGTAGTGACCAGCAATTAGAAGACTTGACAGtccatgttttttcttcactaaaCCTCTGAGCGCAGAAGAAAATGTACAAGGCCCCAGGAGCTCTGCTTTTACACCCAGTGGGGTGGCACTGGCATAGCTACTGGCAGCCAACCCCTCCCTTGGCAAATGCAACTCAGACGTGCTGTGGGTCACAATCTTTGGCAAAGTTTTTGGCAGCACAAGGTGTGTGTGATGTTTGGAGGACATCAAGcaaggacatcaagctatttgagagtgtccagaggagagccatgaggatggtgaaggatCTAGATGGGATGACTTAtagggagcagctgaggtcacttggattattcagcttggaggaggctgaggggtgacctcattgtagtctgtggcttcctcaggaggcaaagagatggggcaggtcctgatctcttcactcctgtgaccagtgacaggactgggggaaatggcaggaagctgaatcgggggaggtttaggttgggtatcaggaaaaggtttttcacccagagggcgGAACAAGCTCCCCAAGGAAGTGGTCActgcaccaagcctgcctgagttcaagaagtgtttggatgatgctctcgGGCACAtagtgtgattcttggggtgccctacacagggacaggagttgaaCTCAGTGATCCTGACGgatcccttccagctcagcGTGTTCTATGATTCAAGCTGCTCTGTAATACTGCTTTTGATTGGTCCATGCACTGACGGATACTGCTGTGTGACTGGAGCAGAGTGAAATCAtcagcctgcctgccttcttCTGGTCTGGgtttttattctctcttcttttAGCTTCCTTTAGGGAAGCTACAATTTTCAtgagcaaatattttcctgatgtcacctttattttccccctttgcCCAGGGCATCTGTCTGCCTCCTTTTGATGAGTCTAGCAGTTGaggggctgctgcctggagGCTGCTGGTTCTGGAAGCACAGAAGACACTGTTCCATGGGCCTGTGCTGCTGAACTACATGCCCTTCGAAAAGGAATCAACAGGTGCCTGAACTAAGGTGGAGAAACTTGCTGGGCAGGTTTCAACAACAGCACTGCAGCAGACCAATGCAGAGCAGAACGACAGACTAGGAGAGCAATGAAGAAAACTTAGAAAGCTTATTTTATGGCTGCCCCTAGTCTGTCTCTCTGAGCAGCTATTTCTACATTGTCCAGAGAGTAGTGACTGGACTAGTAGTCTCCTGACAGGGTCCGGAGGATGGTGATGAAGATGATCAGattgctggagcagctctcctacgaagacaggctggtGTTCTCAGGACAGAATGgacctttctttttctgtgtgtgccCCAGCATAAAGGGTCACTGTACCCCATCATGGGCTCACCTCTGGAGACACAGAATATTACCCTGAAGCAGAGGGACTGTGCCAGTTGGAAGCCTGGCTCTACCTGGGACTGTAAGGATGCTAGGTAGGGGGGTGATGCTTTTCAGATTGGAGGCATTGCACATCTTCAAGATGAAGAACAAGCTTTCTCTTGGGTGCCCCAGGCATCCTCTGCAAAGGCCATAGAGTGGAGGGAGCCACTGCTTAGAGCAGTTTCATCTTCACATGCTTTTTAGTCCACTGCGATGAGTGAAGCAAACTGTTTCTAAAGTTGATGCAGCATATAAAGGAAGCTGGCTCACTGATAACGTGCTGCAAATATCTCTGCAGGGACTAAAAGGGTTCccagaagctgtggctgtggtTTGAAACATCTTCAGagccttctgctgcctcttttaATGCATGTTCACAGCCAGGGACAGATCTATGCTTCGCTTTCAGTCCCGCTGGAAATGAGGCCTGTAATGGAAGGGCTGGATCCCAAAATCCTGAAAAGAAGCATAGCTGGGCCCCCCATTCAGTCATCCGAAGAGGCCCCCCATCCTCTCTTGGCCTGGCTGAACGTGGCATCTTAGAGGATACAGGGCAATGGCAACAAGTTCCTGCCTggtgcagggtgctgcaggtgTCTCCCCACTGACCACCTCACCTTCCCAGGAGCCCTCACAAAATAGGTGCAGTGCTTTGCAAGGGGAATGTGAACAAGGGTGATGGTTCACTGACCTTGAAGGTGTCACAGACGTTAAGACTACACCCCATCTGGGGGCAGGACATGAATGTTCGAGGCACAATGTGCTAGTGAAGTCATTCAGTCTGCCATTTCGGTGGAGGTAGGGGATGGAGATCAGTGTGGTAACTAAGATGCAAGGGTTCCTGGTGGGTTAGTTACTACAGAGGTGCCTGAGAACAGTCAGGTAGGATTTGGGACTTCCAGCAAAGAGGTGGCAGGATCATCAGCCCAACTGAAGGGCATCTACATCAGTGCATGCAGTGTGGGCATCAAAtgggaggagctggaagccattgtgcagcaggaaaactgtgATTGAGTTGCCAGCATAAACACATGGTAGGATGACTCACATGACTGGTGTGCTGCAGTCAGCagctacaagctcttcagaagggacTGCAAGGCAGGAATGTTGGGGAGTGTTACAAATGAAGGCCTAAAGGGCCAGAAACAGGCCATCCCCCTGTGCCGAAAGATGAGCCATCGGGGAAGACCAgcttggctgaacagggagaTGTGGATGCACCACAGGGTAAAAAAGGAGAGTATGGCCTTTGGAAGAAGGAGCAGGCCACTCTGGAGGACTACAAAGATGTTGTGAGGCTATGCtgggagaaaatcagaagggcCAAAGGCCAACTAGAAAATAATCTGGCTTCAGCTCATAAAGATAGTAAGAAATGCTTCTACAAATAtattagcaacaaaaggaggaccAAGGAGAATCTCTGTGCTTTACTGGATGCAGGGAGAAACATAGTGGCAAAGGGTgagaaaaaggctgaggtacttaatgccttctttagCAGTAGGAGCAAGTGGTTCCTGGTGTACCCAGCCcgagctggaagacagggatggggagcagaacagagcccCCATAATCCAAGGGGAAATGATGGcaacctgctgcaccacttagacacacacaggtctgcagggctgtgtggcATCCACCCAAGaggactgagggagctggcagaagtgctcaccaagcctctctccatcatgtACCAGCAGTCCTGGGTAACAGGAGGTCCCAGCTGACTGGAGATTGGGAAATGTGACctccatctacaagaagggccagagggaggatctggggaactacaggcctgtgagcctgaccttggtgccaGTGAAGGTTATGGAAgagatcatcttgagtgctgTTACATGGCATGTGCAGGACAACTAGGGGATCAGACCCAGTCAGCCTGGATTCATGAAATGTGGAACTTGCTTGAGGAACCTGatctatgacaaggtgacctgcttagtggatgaaggaaaggctgtggatggtGTTTACCtggactttagtaaagcctttgacactgtctccctcAGCATTcccctggagaaactggctgctcatggcttggacgGGCACACGCTTCGCTGCGTACAGCACTGGCTGGTGcctgggcccaaagagttgtggtagatggagttaaatccagttggtggcctGTCACCAGTGGtattccccagggctcagtactgaggtcagttctctttaatatcttaaTCCATGATCTGGACAAGAGGATCAAATGCACTCTCAGTCTgcttgcagatgacactaaattGGGTGGCAGTGTTGATCTGccagagggtaggaaggctctgcagagggacctggacaggctggatcaatgggctgaggtcaGTTGTATAAAGTTCAGCAAGCCTCtctgctgggtcctgcacttgggtcacaacaaccccaagcAACACCTGGGGAAGAGTAGCTGGAAAGTGCCCAtaggaaaaggacctgggtcTGTTGTTGACAGTggctgagtatgagccagcatGTGTGCCCAGCTGGCCAAGATGGCCACCAGCACAATGGCTTGTATCAGCACtgatgtggccagcaggagcagggcagagatCTTCCCCCTAtgctggcactggtgaggctgcatgtcaaatcctggggtcagtgctgggcccctCACAAGAAGAAGGACATAGGATGGCATTGCAGGTACCATTTAAGGAATTTGCATTCATCCAGAGGACAGGGAAGGACAGTCACTGAGGTTGTTAAGGAGGATGGAAGTAGCTGGGCAGCTCTTGGCACTCATGGTGAAGATAGTCTGATCTGTAGGTGCAGTAGAGGGAAGACAGCTGCAAGAGTTGCTCTGTCCAGATGGAGGTGGGTTTAGGGCTCCATTGCCAGGTTGTCTATGCCCATTTTCCTTCTGGGAATCTAGTTTTGGAACAGGATGTGTCATTGTAAAGAGGGGAAAGAGTTTGCACATGcatgaacacacaaaaaaggacaTGCTTTTTGCTCAAGTTCAGGTACCACTTCTCTCCCCCAGAGCAGTGCCAAGGTCCTGGGCACATATGTGCCTGCTGAAACACATTCAGCCTGCTCTCTCTTCCCCATCACTTCCCTGTGGGAACATCCCCTCTTGGTGACTGGGCTGTTTCTCCTAAGTCATGAGTGTGTGTCTGCAGGGGAGAGCAGGGTCTGTCCAGTGTTCTGCCTGCTTTCCTCCCTGTGTCCCAGCCCCCATTTTGCCAAGCAGCACAGATACTGCAAGGTGGGCCTTACCCTTGGGAGCTACTTGTGTCCCAAGTAATTCTTGGGTGAGTGGGCTGGGTTTTATCACCTTGCATCGTTTTGGGGAGTCACAGCAGCAGTAGATaagcaccaggagcagcagcagcagcacagtccCTGGAGGAAAGTGAGCAGTTACATCAGCATCAGCCTCTCTGTCTCCTTGTTAGCACTCTGCATTTCAGCAAGTACCCCCCTTGGCTGTCTGCTCCCCTTTTCCCCCTGCTGGCATTGCAGCACTTTGTGTACATCACACAGGGCACAGCAATCCCCCAAACACCATCTGAGCCCTGGGCAGTCACAACTGTGCAAGTGTTAGGCTGGGTGATGGCATGGCTATGAAAGTGATCTTGCAACCAGAGGTGGTTGCGCAAGGAGTGTTTCCTCTGGGCCCCTGAAtccttgctgctgttgctgcccTTGTCAGCTGAATGTAAATGGAGTGGCCACACTCTGTGTTCTTCCTCTAGggatgtgctgctgggggggccTGCAGGAGTTGCTGGGGTTAGGGCAGCTGCCTGTCAAGCCCAACACTGAGAGAAGCTGTCTGGCATGTGTGTTGTGTTGACAGAAGCACTCACCCACGAAGATTAAGATGATGGCAAAGGCAGCGATGTCCCACTCAGTCTCAAAGAACGTTCGTCTTGCCAGCTGGCTTAGGAAGTTGGGACTCTCATATTCCAGGTCTGAGCTTTGGCTCATTGTCTTCATTTCTCCTCAGAGCTTGTCCAGGTGGCTGATCTCTGGATCTGCTGGGCAGCAAGGCAGTTCCTGCTAGCTTGGAGAACTGGGAGAGGAATGCAGCTACGTGGTGCTTGTCCCTCAACGGAGGATGCAGGCCACCACCTGGGGACAGTGTGGTCCTTACAGCCCTGATAGTGAATCTTGCCTTAGGGTTGGCCTTACAGGGTGGAGAACACTAGAGCAGAAGCTTGGCAAGACTTCTGTCAAGGAAAAAAGTGCCCTCATTCCGTGCAACTGCTGTAGATGCAGGCTGTCAACACAGcaccctgctctcctccaggCCTGGTCGGCAGGAGGGAGAATGGGaaccagcctgcagagctgcatggGTGCAAGGCAACAGGAAGGGCTTCCAACTTTTTGGAAGCAtgggctcctctgctgcaggaggagcagatggAGAAGGGAAAATGGAGGTACTGGCCCCTGCCCCATGGGTGCTGGAGTCGGGGGTCTGGGGCACTCGGGAAAGGCCTGGGGCTGCTTGGGCCTGGCCCTGCCTTCCCCCCGCTCCCTCCCAGCCAGGCCTTTCCCTGTCAGGCAGTTCTGGCCTTACCCTGCTGCCTGTGCGCAAGCTCTGCACCTTTTCCCTgggtgcccagggcagagctggctgccaCAGCCCCCCGTCCCCTGCAGCACCTACcgcagggcagggaggtgccagggagcagcaggcagaagctTCCTCTGTCACCCcggggtgcccagggctg carries:
- the ROGDI gene encoding protein rogdi homolog isoform X4 — protein: MAAVMASAAERAVLEEEFKWLLQEEVHAVLKQLQDILKEASQRFTLPSSGSGGAIKQENFVLSTLGTDQVKGVLTLQGDALCQAIQDARNHVNQAIYLLMNRDVNYQFKTGSEVLKLMDAVMLQLSRARNRLTTPATLTLPEIASGGLTKMFTPALPPDVLVNFYINLNKLCLTVYQLHVLQPSTTKNFKPAGGSILHNPGAMLSGDNPPAKLCPALRSLTSEGHRASPEETTKMLRGLEQLCSADRLRELGVFSLEKRRLQGDFRAPSSA
- the ROGDI gene encoding protein rogdi homolog isoform X1, producing MAAVMASAAERAVLEEEFKWLLQEEVHAVLKQLQDILKEASQRFTLPSSGSGGAIKQENFVLSTLGTDQVKGVLTLQGDALCQADVNLKMPRNNQLLHFAFREDKQWKLQQIQDARNHVNQAIYLLMNRDVNYQFKTGSEVLKLMDAVMLQLSRARNRLTTPATLTLPEIASGGLTKMFTPALPPDVLVNFYINLNKLCLTVYQLHVLQPSTTKNFKPAGGSILHNPGAMLSGDNPPAKLCPALRSLTSEGHRASPEETTKMLRGLEQLCSADRLRELGVFSLEKRRLQGDFRAPSSA
- the ROGDI gene encoding protein rogdi homolog isoform X3; its protein translation is MAAVMASAAERAVLEEEFKWLLQEEVHAVLKQLQDILKEASQRFTLPSSGSGGAIKQENFVLSTLGTDQVKGVLTLQGDALCQADVNLKMPRNNQLLHFAFREDKQWKLQQIQDARNHVNQAIYLLMNRDVNYQFKTGSEVLKLMDAVMLQLSRARNRLTTPATLTLPEIASGGLTKMFTPALPPDVLVNFYINLNKLCLTVYQLHVLQPSTTKNFKPAGGSILHNPGAMFEFGSQRYEVSHVHKVECVVPWLNDALVFFTVSLQLCQQLKDKISVFSSYWNYRPY
- the ROGDI gene encoding protein rogdi homolog isoform X2 is translated as MAAVMASAAERAVLEEEFKWLLQEEVHAVLKQLQDILKEASQRFTLPSSGSGGAIKQENFVLSTLGTDQVKGVLTLQGDALCQADVNLKMPRNNQLLHFAFREDKQWKLQQIQDARNHVNQAIYLLMNRDVNYQFKTGSEVLKLSRARNRLTTPATLTLPEIASGGLTKMFTPALPPDVLVNFYINLNKLCLTVYQLHVLQPSTTKNFKPAGGSILHNPGAMLSGDNPPAKLCPALRSLTSEGHRASPEETTKMLRGLEQLCSADRLRELGVFSLEKRRLQGDFRAPSSA